In Ruegeria sp. YS9, the genomic window AAGGCCTGAAGCTGACCCAGTACGCTGAAATAGTCGTTGGCGCTGTGTTCCATGTCGATCAGCGCCCAGTCGTATCCGGCGGTCGAGACCACCTCTGCGGCGAAGTTGCTGCACAGGCTGATCCAAAGGCCAACCTGTTTCTCTCCGGCTGCAATGGCGCGGGTGAATGGATTGGCGGGAAGCTTCATCAGATAATGGCTTTCTCGATGATCGGCCTGTTTGCCGGGATCCGCTCGTAGTTGAACGGCGACAGATCAAGTGTGCGGTATTCGCCATAGGTCAGCCATTCGGCCGTCCCGCGTCCCATCGCGGGCGACTGCTGAAGCCCGTGGCCGGAGAAGCCATTGAGGAAGATGAAGTTCGAAAGCTCGGTGTGCGGCCCCATGATCGCGTTGTGATCAAAGGTGTTCATGGCATAGTGTCCGGCCCATTCGGCTTGCACTTTGATGGCTTCGAACTGGGGAATGCGGGTCGCGAGGATGGGCCAGACGTGGTTTTCCCAGAGGGAATGGTCCATCGCATAGTCGTCATAGTCTACAGCCGGGTCATGGTCGGAATGGCCGCCGCACTGATATGTTCCGCCGCCGTTTTCGCGCACATGCACGCCCGAGGGGTCGATGGTCAGCGGCAGGTCCCGATCCAGCGGCTGCTCGGCCTTGAATATCCAGGAATAGCGTTTGCGCGGCTCGACCGGCACGTCGATGCCCGCCATCCGGGCGGTGCGCGCAGCGCGGGGACCCGAGGCATTGACGACCTGACCGCAGGCGACCACCTCGCCCGAGGCAAGAGTGACGCTTTCGACCTGTGTTCCGGCGGCGTTGCGGGTGATCGCCACAACTTCGTTCTGGATCCATTCGACGCCACGCTCGCGGCTTTGGCGTCGCCACCAATCATTTACGGCGCCCCCGTCCCAATAGCCTTCGTCCACCAGGTTGATAGATCCCAGCACGATGTCATCGACATTGTAAAAGGGATAAGCGGCCTTGATCTCTTCGGGCGTCATAAGCTGGGTGGCAGCACCAGCAGCCAGCTGCACCTGCTGACTTTCACGCAGCACATCGGCAAAGCCGTCGTTGTCCGCAAAGTACATGTAACCGAAAGAGCGGATGCCAAGCTCCGGCACGCGTTCGTCGCCCCCCATGTAGCTGCGGATGTTCTTGACGAAGTCGGCGGCAAACTGGCTGATACGGACGTTCAACTCGGCTGAGAATTGTTGTCGCATGCAGGAGTTCGTGTGCG contains:
- a CDS encoding FAD-binding oxidoreductase; this translates as MSNQSPSKQSYDVIIIGGAIMGASTAWFLSDNKDFDGSVLVVERDMTYENCSTTHTNSCMRQQFSAELNVRISQFAADFVKNIRSYMGGDERVPELGIRSFGYMYFADNDGFADVLRESQQVQLAAGAATQLMTPEEIKAAYPFYNVDDIVLGSINLVDEGYWDGGAVNDWWRRQSRERGVEWIQNEVVAITRNAAGTQVESVTLASGEVVACGQVVNASGPRAARTARMAGIDVPVEPRKRYSWIFKAEQPLDRDLPLTIDPSGVHVRENGGGTYQCGGHSDHDPAVDYDDYAMDHSLWENHVWPILATRIPQFEAIKVQAEWAGHYAMNTFDHNAIMGPHTELSNFIFLNGFSGHGLQQSPAMGRGTAEWLTYGEYRTLDLSPFNYERIPANRPIIEKAII